From the Xenorhabdus ishibashii genome, one window contains:
- the kdsD gene encoding arabinose-5-phosphate isomerase KdsD: protein MPKIDFQQAGKQVLHIELEGLVGLEQYINDDFSQACELMFSCEGKIIVMGMGKSGHIGRKIAATFASTGTPSFFVHPGEASHGDLGMVTAKDIVLAISNSGESNEILALIPVLKRQKVPLICMTNNRNSNMGKAADIHLCIKVPQEACPLGLAPTTSTTATLVMGDALALALLQARGFTAEDFALSHPGGALGRKLLLLVSDLMTTGNDIPRVPRTATLREALVEITRKKLGMTVICDDDMQIRGIFTDGDLRRVFDMGIDLNNAKISDVMTAGGIRIKPNALAVDALNLMQLRHITSLLVTEDDKLLGVLHMHDLLQAGVV from the coding sequence ATGCCTAAAATCGATTTTCAGCAAGCAGGTAAGCAAGTATTACATATTGAACTTGAAGGGCTGGTTGGCCTGGAGCAATACATTAATGACGATTTCAGCCAAGCCTGCGAATTAATGTTTAGTTGTGAAGGAAAAATCATTGTGATGGGGATGGGGAAATCCGGTCATATTGGGCGGAAAATCGCTGCGACATTTGCCAGCACCGGTACACCTTCGTTCTTTGTCCATCCTGGCGAAGCCAGCCACGGCGATCTTGGTATGGTAACAGCAAAAGACATCGTGTTGGCTATTTCCAATTCCGGTGAATCAAATGAAATTCTGGCGTTAATTCCCGTACTCAAGCGACAAAAAGTCCCGCTCATCTGCATGACAAATAATCGCAACAGCAACATGGGCAAAGCCGCAGATATTCACCTGTGTATCAAAGTGCCGCAAGAAGCCTGCCCATTGGGGTTAGCCCCTACGACCAGCACCACCGCCACACTCGTTATGGGAGATGCATTAGCTCTTGCACTCTTGCAAGCCCGTGGCTTTACGGCTGAAGACTTCGCCCTTTCCCATCCTGGTGGAGCACTCGGACGCAAACTTTTGCTACTGGTCAGTGATTTAATGACCACGGGTAATGACATTCCCCGCGTTCCCCGTACAGCGACTCTGCGCGAGGCTTTGGTGGAAATCACCCGCAAAAAATTGGGCATGACGGTTATTTGTGATGATGACATGCAGATCCGTGGTATTTTTACCGATGGCGATTTGCGCCGTGTTTTCGATATGGGTATCGATTTAAACAATGCAAAAATTTCTGATGTCATGACTGCCGGCGGTATTCGTATCAAACCCAATGCACTAGCGGTTGATGCCTTAAACCTAATGCAATTACGCCACATTACCTCACTATTGGTCACAGAAGATGACAAATTACTGGGAGTACTACACATGCACGATCTTTTGCAGGCCGGTGTTGTTTAA
- a CDS encoding calcium/sodium antiporter, with protein MFLTIVLLITGLILLVYGSDRLVYGAAVFAHAMKIPPFIVGLVIMGIGTSLPELMVSVTAILDGQPDMAIGNAIGSNITNLLLITGAAAFIKPIKVKSEILRQEVPLMLAITAFAGYLLSNGYLSRLDGILLVLAALLFISLMIKMTAFSQHNGIDSYTQERNSELPVEGNKGIALLWVVLGLIILPISTRMVIDNATVIARIYHVSELVIGLTILAVGTSLPELATVIAAAIKGESDMAMGNIVGSNVFNATLVLGVPAILSPSAFSPPAFSRDFWVMMAASILFTVFCLGRKHRLNRLNGILLLSCFIAYFVVLFVSNYYGTE; from the coding sequence ATGTTTCTGACAATTGTACTGCTCATTACCGGGTTGATTTTACTGGTGTATGGTTCTGATAGATTAGTTTATGGTGCGGCTGTTTTTGCCCATGCTATGAAAATCCCCCCTTTTATTGTCGGCCTGGTTATTATGGGAATAGGAACCTCGCTGCCAGAACTGATGGTATCTGTCACGGCAATTTTGGATGGACAACCAGATATGGCCATAGGCAATGCCATTGGTTCTAATATTACTAACCTGTTGCTAATTACGGGAGCAGCAGCTTTCATTAAGCCAATCAAGGTAAAATCAGAAATTCTGCGACAAGAAGTTCCCCTCATGTTGGCGATCACTGCATTTGCAGGGTATTTGCTGTCCAATGGATACCTGAGCCGACTGGACGGTATTCTTTTAGTGCTTGCCGCTCTTTTATTCATCTCACTGATGATAAAAATGACCGCTTTCTCCCAACACAATGGGATTGATAGTTATACCCAGGAAAGAAATTCAGAATTGCCGGTCGAAGGCAACAAAGGAATTGCGCTTCTTTGGGTTGTTTTGGGGTTAATTATTCTTCCTATTTCTACCCGCATGGTGATTGATAATGCAACCGTTATTGCGCGCATTTATCATGTTAGCGAACTGGTGATTGGCCTGACAATTCTTGCCGTGGGAACCAGCTTGCCTGAACTTGCCACCGTCATTGCAGCGGCCATCAAAGGCGAGAGTGACATGGCAATGGGCAATATTGTTGGCTCGAACGTCTTCAATGCCACCCTTGTCTTGGGGGTTCCCGCCATACTCTCCCCTAGTGCTTTTTCACCTCCAGCATTTTCTCGGGATTTTTGGGTCATGATGGCAGCGAGTATACTATTTACGGTATTTTGTCTGGGAAGAAAGCATCGATTGAACCGATTGAACGGCATCTTGCTACTAAGCTGTTTTATCGCTTATTTTGTCGTACTTTTTGTTTCTAATTATTACGGTACTGAGTAA
- the mlaF gene encoding phospholipid ABC transporter ATP-binding protein MlaF yields MSQQTANLIEICGMHFTRGQRPIFADINLTVPKGKITAIMGPSGIGKTTLLRLIGGQIRPERGEIWFDGDNIPALSRPHLYAARKKMSMLFQSGALFTDLNVFDNVAFPLREHTQLPETLIHTTVMMKLEAVGLRGAAHLMPSELSGGMARRAALARAIALDPDLIMFDEPFVGQDPITMGVLVKLIDELNHALGVTCVIVSHDVPEVLSIADYAYIVAEKRVIAEGTPDQLRMKQDQRVRQFLDGIADGPVPFRFPAGDYKTELLG; encoded by the coding sequence ATGAGTCAACAAACAGCAAATCTTATCGAGATCTGCGGAATGCATTTCACTCGAGGCCAACGCCCGATTTTTGCTGATATTAATCTGACCGTTCCGAAAGGAAAGATTACCGCTATTATGGGACCTTCTGGTATAGGAAAAACTACGTTGCTGCGTTTGATCGGGGGGCAAATTCGCCCTGAACGTGGTGAAATTTGGTTTGATGGCGATAATATTCCGGCATTGTCCCGCCCACACCTTTATGCTGCCCGCAAGAAAATGAGCATGTTATTTCAGTCAGGTGCATTGTTCACTGATCTGAATGTTTTTGACAATGTGGCTTTTCCTCTGCGTGAGCATACCCAACTGCCTGAAACGTTGATTCACACAACCGTGATGATGAAGCTGGAAGCGGTGGGACTGCGTGGCGCTGCACATTTGATGCCATCGGAACTTTCTGGCGGTATGGCAAGAAGAGCGGCATTAGCAAGGGCGATTGCACTCGATCCTGACTTAATCATGTTTGATGAACCCTTTGTCGGTCAAGACCCTATCACGATGGGTGTTTTGGTAAAGTTGATCGATGAATTGAACCATGCACTGGGGGTCACGTGTGTCATTGTTTCCCACGATGTACCTGAAGTACTGAGTATTGCCGATTATGCTTATATTGTGGCTGAGAAAAGGGTGATCGCAGAAGGTACTCCAGATCAATTGAGAATGAAGCAGGATCAGCGGGTACGTCAATTTCTTGATGGTATTGCTGATGGGCCTGTGCCTTTCCGTTTCCCAGCCGGGGATTATAAAACTGAGTTATTAGGATGA